A genomic window from Sporosarcina sp. Marseille-Q4063 includes:
- the bcp gene encoding thioredoxin-dependent thiol peroxidase, with protein MTNLEGKQAPQFTLRNENGDNVSLADFAGEKYVVLYFYPKDATPGCTTQACDFRDSYEDFSKLNAVILGVSPDDEASHTKFIENKGLPFSLLVDDNHEVSEKYGVWKLKKNFGREYMGIERSTFLINPEGEVVKEWRKVRVKGHIDDALTTLQEITKA; from the coding sequence ATGACAAACCTTGAAGGAAAACAAGCACCACAATTTACACTGCGCAATGAAAATGGCGACAATGTATCACTCGCTGATTTTGCAGGAGAAAAATACGTTGTTTTATATTTTTATCCGAAAGATGCAACACCTGGATGTACAACACAAGCTTGCGATTTTCGAGATTCGTATGAGGACTTCAGTAAATTGAACGCGGTTATTCTGGGAGTAAGTCCAGACGATGAGGCTTCTCATACAAAGTTTATCGAAAATAAAGGATTACCATTCTCGCTTTTAGTCGATGACAATCATGAAGTCTCGGAAAAATATGGCGTTTGGAAGTTAAAGAAGAACTTCGGACGTGAATACATGGGGATTGAACGATCTACTTTTCTGATTAACCCTGAAGGGGAAGTTGTAAAAGAGTGGCGTAAAGTAAGAGTGAAAGGCCATATTGATGACGCATTAACAACTTTACAGGAAATCACAAAAGCTTAA
- a CDS encoding glutamate-1-semialdehyde 2,1-aminomutase, translated as MIRTKSETIYNEATEHIVGGVNSPSRGYHAVGGGSPTVMDRAEGAYFWDVDGNKYIDYLAAYGPIITGHAHPHITKAITHAAETGVLYGTPTQHEVKFAKMLKEAMPKMDKVRFVNSGTEAVMTTIRVSRAYTGRTKIMKFAGCYHGHSDLVLVAAGSGPATLGTPDSAGVPKSIAEEVITIPFNNPEAYKEAMAKWGDEIACILIEPIVGNFGIVEPNEGFLELVHDLASQHGALTVYDEVITAFRFHYGGAQDMLGLTPDLTALGKIIGGGLPIGAYGGRKEIMDQVAPLGPAYQAGTMAGNPASMLSGIACLEVLQEPGIYDEMDRLGAILEEGIVASAKKHGITLTTNRLGGALTLFFTDVKVENYEQAEATDGDVFGKFFKLLLKNGINIAPSKYEAWFLTTAHTESIINETITAVDKSFEELAATLNN; from the coding sequence ATGATCAGAACAAAGTCAGAAACAATCTATAACGAAGCAACTGAACATATCGTAGGTGGGGTTAATAGTCCATCAAGAGGTTATCATGCAGTTGGCGGGGGCTCTCCAACTGTCATGGATCGCGCGGAAGGTGCATACTTTTGGGATGTAGATGGGAATAAATACATCGACTACCTAGCTGCATATGGTCCGATTATTACAGGTCATGCGCACCCTCATATTACAAAAGCGATTACGCATGCAGCTGAAACCGGTGTTTTATATGGTACGCCGACACAACATGAAGTTAAGTTTGCTAAAATGCTGAAGGAAGCAATGCCTAAAATGGATAAAGTTCGTTTTGTGAATTCAGGCACGGAAGCCGTCATGACAACCATTCGCGTATCTCGCGCTTACACAGGGCGAACAAAAATAATGAAATTCGCTGGATGCTATCACGGACATTCTGACCTCGTCCTTGTTGCGGCGGGTTCCGGCCCAGCAACATTAGGAACTCCAGACTCTGCAGGTGTACCAAAGTCAATCGCGGAAGAAGTCATTACAATTCCATTCAACAATCCTGAAGCTTATAAAGAAGCAATGGCGAAATGGGGAGATGAAATTGCATGTATTCTCATCGAACCGATTGTAGGAAATTTTGGAATCGTTGAACCGAATGAAGGATTTTTGGAACTTGTGCATGATTTAGCTTCACAACATGGTGCGCTTACTGTTTATGATGAAGTAATTACAGCATTTCGATTCCACTACGGCGGCGCCCAGGATATGCTTGGCTTGACGCCCGATTTAACCGCATTAGGTAAAATTATTGGCGGGGGTTTGCCGATTGGCGCATACGGCGGCCGAAAAGAAATTATGGATCAAGTTGCACCATTGGGGCCTGCTTATCAAGCGGGAACGATGGCCGGAAATCCAGCATCCATGCTTTCTGGAATTGCTTGTCTGGAAGTGTTGCAAGAACCAGGAATTTACGATGAAATGGATCGACTTGGGGCAATACTTGAAGAAGGAATTGTAGCATCCGCTAAAAAGCACGGAATTACATTGACAACGAATCGTCTGGGAGGAGCGCTTACATTGTTCTTCACTGATGTGAAAGTTGAAAACTACGAACAAGCTGAAGCAACAGACGGCGATGTATTCGGGAAGTTTTTCAAGTTGTTATTAAAAAATGGAATAAACATTGCCCCTTCTAAGTATGAAGCATGGTTTTTAACGACAGCTCATACAGAATCCATCATTAATGAAACAATTACTGCGGTTGATAAATCATTTGAGGAGCTTGCAGCTACCCTGAATAATTGA